AAGCCATGGGCACGGTTCATCATGCCATGCCCGGCCTGTGCCTCAATGCGGTCGATCTCGACATTGAGGTTGATTTCGAGCGCACCAGCCAGAAGCCCGGCGCAAAAGAAGGCTGCAAAGACTGCAGGTGCGGCACCCAGCCACGGAATGAGCGCGAGTATGGCGCTGATCCCCAGAACGGTGATAAAGGCTGTCGTTCTTGCACCCAACCGCGCAATCAGATGCGAGGAGAAGGTCAGCGAGATCAACGCACCGATTGACATGCCGATCAGCGTCAACCCCAGCTCGGACTTGTTGACGCCAAGCGCCACCTGCAGGTCGGGCATGCGGGCAAGCAAGGCCCCCAGCGACACGGCAAAGAGAAAAAAGCAGGCATAGATTCGGTGTTGCGGCGCAAGCATGGGTGTCTCCTCGTAGAACGTTCTATAGAAGGAGTCGCCGCATAAAAAAACTGCCGGGGCGATGCCACCGGCAGTTTTCGCTACAAATTCAGCAGTATGTCGCGCAAAAGTGCGCAGCGGTTTTGCGACAACGACATGTGCAGCAAAAATCTGCAGCACAGCGCAATTGAAAGATTGCGCTGTGCTGCAATCTTTTTACTTGCAGGCTGCACAGAAGCGCTGGATGCGCTTGCAGGCTTCCTCAAGCTGGGCTTCCGAAGTCGCATAGGAAATGCGGAAGTTGGGGCCGAGACCGAAAGCCGAACCATGAACGACGGCGACGCCTTCCGATTCGAGCAGCTCGGAGACGAAATCTTCGTCTGACTCAATCAGCTTTCCGGTCGGGGCAGTCTTGCCGATCAGCCCTTTGCACGACGGATAAACGTAGAAGGCGCCTTCCGGCGACGGGCACTCGATGCCCTTGGCCTGGTTCAGCATCGAGACGACGAGGTCGCGGCGGCCTTCGAAGATCTTCTTGTTTTCCGGGATGAAATCCTGGGTGCCGTTCAGCGCTTCCACGGCCGCCCACTGGGCAATCGAGGTCGCACCCGAGGTCTGCTGGCCCTGGATCATGTCCATCGCCTTGATCAGCTGCAGCGGCCCGGCTGCATAGCCGATACGCCAGCCGGTCATTGCATAGGCCTTGGAGACGCCGTTCATGGTGAGCGTGCGGTCATAGAGCGACGGCTCGACTTCGACCGGGGTAACGAACTTGAAGTTGCCATAGGTCAGGTGCTCATACATGTCGTCGGTCAGGACCCAGACATGCGGATGCTTGACGAGAACGTCGGTCAGCGCCTTCAGCTCATCGTAGCTGTAGGCAGCGCCCGACGGATTGGACGGCGAGTTGAAGATGAACCACTTGG
This genomic stretch from Pararhizobium capsulatum DSM 1112 harbors:
- a CDS encoding pyridoxal phosphate-dependent aminotransferase; this translates as MAFLADALSRVKPSATIAVSQKARELKAKGRDVIGLGAGEPDFDTPDNIKAAAIDAINRGETKYTPVSGIPELRKAIAEKFKRENGLTYAPEQTIVGTGGKQILFNAFMATLNAGDEVVIPTPYWVSYPEMVSLCGGTPVFVATTQENKFKLKAEDLDKAITPKTKWFIFNSPSNPSGAAYSYDELKALTDVLVKHPHVWVLTDDMYEHLTYGNFKFVTPVEVEPSLYDRTLTMNGVSKAYAMTGWRIGYAAGPLQLIKAMDMIQGQQTSGATSIAQWAAVEALNGTQDFIPENKKIFEGRRDLVVSMLNQAKGIECPSPEGAFYVYPSCKGLIGKTAPTGKLIESDEDFVSELLESEGVAVVHGSAFGLGPNFRISYATSEAQLEEACKRIQRFCAACK